In Betta splendens chromosome 22, fBetSpl5.4, whole genome shotgun sequence, the following proteins share a genomic window:
- the mlh3 gene encoding DNA mismatch repair protein Mlh3 isoform X1, whose translation MIKCLPKEVQGKLRSGVAIPSLQQCVEELILNSIDAGATCVGVRMDMDAFKVQVIDNGSGISAGDMECVGSRHYTSKCSCVEDLDDLRWYGYRGEALASIVSLATLVEISSRSRSAGKTHVKLFKDGKSLDAFEADTARPSAGTTVLVCNFFHNMPVRRKRVDPVLEGERIRHRVEAVSLMHPSVSFTLKNDCTGAMLVQLPKARDTYHRFVQIHSLGRAQKLGEVSYSHGQFEVVGFIGREGHYNSSLQFLYVNDRLLLRTRIHKLLNVLLRRLSTSNQKHESPEGPSGISSPKHKRRQELHAVYVINIKCSYSEYDICLEPAKSLIEFKDWDGVLLCVEEAVKAFLSRENLIAVISQEDYDYASPKLFVSNNGEQEGDTGDHATSSTSTQDCTVGIKLASELVHRTHMGDSVYKSSVCQESDLTGFNKESDNLEEKRFTQLKTINSEGHVNKECGDKNITEEEEPSVTKAGDVCQSSCMSSWVGQTESEQPLKAAETHLNNTQQVPSELNTPEQIQPCAAAGGHGQTLGGYKKISLSDPYHHESLKCQQRSHIKIHQDGSSFQQKKASQNFEAGFLAPKRKISLGAGPEAKVCLVSSVPSNIPRIPSCQKLSLGNEPGSLDKFRRVFVKPAEMKSSSLGAGLWNSAEPPQMHPDDVNINKACSVPPRPPGRSAFTGLRQNSAQVRCKGSLAAKLCSLKQDRTESDVVPHLSSSASEDDTCLNDGNNSLQDRNNNEAPPDAALGPEPVSGWSTTLDDEEEDPASGDWLHHYDTSVGKTVYVNRLTGLSKYDEPSTEETQLRCISDVTNMAVSVVNNMGVEHRCYPFQVELVLPFLSKSRTERVISSGRDDRDRRLQSTNSLSTLYSTWNNPVFVRPPTVAVDVSSGRADGLAVKIHNVLFPYRFSKAMIHTMKVIHQVDKKFLACLINTRDDEPAANAEGNLLVLVDQHAAHERVRLEGLVADSYEDDPEAPGERRLCSSTISPPLVISVTEEELRLLQSRQAHLRSLGLDVKFSHAADPQVLVGKVPLCFMEKERNEVRRGRASVIRPLVEVYLQEQIELLHSAGRVGGTLPLAVLNVLASLACHGAIKFNHSLSRDECFSLVASLSSCQLPFQCAHGRPSIAPLVDILHLDKDQKESQRPNLQRLRRMYRAWELCGNG comes from the exons TGGAGGACCTGGACGACCTCCGGTGGTACGGCTACAGAGGAGAAGCCCTGGCGAGTATTGTGTCTCTGGCCACGCTCGTTGAAATCTCATCGCGCTCCCGATCAGCAGGGAAAACGCACGTGAAACTCTTCAAAGACGGAAAGAGCTTGGACGCATTTGAAGCAGACACCGCCCGACCGTCTGCGGGGACGACTGTGCTCGTTTGTAACTTCTTCCACAACATGCCGGTCCGGAGGAAGAGGGTGGACCCCGTTCTGGAGGGGGAGCGGATCAGGCACCGAGTGGAAGCGGTTTCCTTGATGCATCCCTCTGTGTCTTTTACCCTGAAGAATGACTGTACAGGAGCCATGCTGGTGCAGCTGCCCAAAGCCAGAGACACGTACCACAGGTTCGTGCAGATTCACAGCCTGGGACGAGCGCAGAAATTAGGAGAGGTCAGCTACTCACACGGACAGTTTGAAGTGGTTGGTTTTATCGGCAGAGAGGGACACTACAACAGCAGCTTACAGTTTCTGTATGTGAACGACCGGCTGCTGCTGAGAACCCGGATCCACAAGCTGCTGAATGTCCTCCTGCGCAGACTGAGCACCTCAAATCAGAAGCACGAGAGTCCAGAAGGGCCGAGTGGCATCAGCAGCCCAAAGCACAAACGCCGCCAAGAGCTCCACGCAGTCTATGTCATCAATATCAAATGCTCCTATTCAGAGTACGACATCTGTCTGGAGCCGGCCAAGAGCTTAATAGAATTCAAAGACTGGGACGGCGTTTTGCTGTGCGttgaggaggcagtgaaagcgTTCCTGAGCCGGGAGAACTTGATCGCTGTGATCTCTCAGGAGGATTATGACTACGCATCCCCAAAATTGTTTGTCTCCAACAAtggagagcaggagggagatACAGGTGACCATGCGACTAGCAGCACTTCTACACAAGACTGCACTGTTGGAATAAAACTGGCCTCTGAGTTGGTTCATCGTACGCACATGGGTGATAGTGTATATAAAAGCAGTGTTTGCCAAGAATCTGATCTGACTGGATTCAACAAAGAGTCTGACAACCTGGAAGAAAAAAGATTTACTCAGCTGAAAACTATAAACAGTGAGGGACACGTAAACAAAGAATGTGGAGATAAGAACATTACTGAAGAAGAGGAGCCATCAGTAACTAAAGCTGGAGACGTCTGTCAGAGTTCATGTATGTCAAGTTGGGTTGGACAGACAGAAAGTGAACAacctttaaaagcagcagagacacatttGAACAATACTCAACAGGTTCCGTCTGAGTTAAACACACCTGAGCAAATACAgccctgtgcagctgcaggaggtcacGGACAGACGTTAGGAGGTTACAAAAAGATCAGCCTATCTGATCCGTATCATCACGAAAGTCTTAAATGTCAGCAAAGGTCTCACATCAAGATTCATCAAGATGGATCAAGCTTTCAGCAGAAAAAAGCATCACAGAACTTTGAGGCGGGATTCTTAGCACCAAAACGTAAAATCTCACTGGGAGCAGGGCCAGAGGCGAAGGTTTGCCTTGTTTCTAGTGTTCCCTCAAATATTCCCAGAATTCCATCTTGTCAGAAGTTGTCTTTAGGTAACGAGCCTGGATCTCTTGACAAGTTTAGAAGAGTGTTCGTTAAACCAGCGGAGATGAAATCCTCCTCGCTGGGAGCTGGTTTATGGAACAGTGCGGAACCTCCCCAGATGCATCCAGATGATGTTAACATTAACAAGGCGTGTTCTGTTCCCCCACGTCCTCCGGGCCGCTCTGCTTTCACTGGGCTACGACAGAACTCAGCTCAGGTCAGATGCAAAGGGTCTTTGGCAGCTAAACTTTGCTCCCTAAAGCAGGACAGGACGGAGTCAGATGTGGTACCACATCTGTCCAGCAGCGCCTCAGAGGACGACACGTGTCTCAATGACGGTAATAACAGCCTTCAAGACAGAAATAACAACGAGGCTCCTCCAGACGCTGCGCTGGGTCCTGAGCCAGTCTCCGGTTGGAGTACGACGCtggacgatgaggaggaggatccaGCATCTGGTGACTGGCTTCATCACTACGACACCTCTGTGGGAAAGACGGTTTACGTCAACAGATTAACCGGACTCAGCAAATATGACGAACCATCTACTGAAGAAACACAATTGCGTTGTATATCTGATGTGACTAACATGGCAGTCAGTGTTGTCAACAACATGG GAGTGGAGCACAGGTGTTACCCGTTTCAGGTGGAGCTAGTGTTGCCCTTCCTGTCTAAGTCCAGGACAGAAAGAGTCATTAGTTCAGGGAGAGATGACAGAG ACCGTCGTCTTCAAAGCACCAACTCACTCTCCACCCTGTACTCGACATGGAATAATCCTGTGTTTGTCCGACCTCCTACG GTTGCTGTGGACGTATCGAGTGGACGAGCTGATGGACTGGCTGTAAAGATCCACAACGTCCTGTTTCCATATCGCTTCTCTAAGGCCATGATTCACACAATGAAG GTGATTCATCAAGTGGATAAAAAGTTCCTCGCTTGCCTCATAAATACAAGAGATGACGAACCGGCAGCAAACGCTGAAG GAAACCTTTTGGTTTTGGTGGATCAACATGCTGCACACGAGAGAGTTCGACTTGAAGGTCTAGTTGCAG ATTCCTATGAAGACGACCCTGAAGCTCCAGGGGAGAGACGCTTGTGCTCCTCAACCATCTCGCCACCGCTTGTGATCAgcgtcacagaggaggagctgcggctgcTTCA GTCTCGTCAGGCCCATTTGAGGAGTTTGGGCCTGGACGTGAAGTTCTCACACGCAGCAGATCCACAGGTTCTTGTAGGGAAAGTGCCGCTGTGCTTCATGGAGAAGGAGCGTAATGAGGTCAGACGAGGCCGAGCCTCTGTCATCAGGCCTCTGGTGGAG GTTTATCTGCAGGAGCAGATTGAA ctgctgcactcCGCCGGTAGAGTGGGAGGAACTTTGCCCCTCGCCGTCCTCAACGTGTTAGCCTCCCTAGCATGCCATG GTGCTATTAAATTCAATCACAGCCTGAGCAGAGATGAATGCTTCAGCCTAGTAGCATCGCTGTCCTCCTGCCAGCTGCCCTTCCAGTGTGCCCACGGCCGTCCTTCCATCGCCCCCCTAGTCGACATCCTCCATTTGGACAAAGACCAGAAG GAATCACAAAGACCCAACCTCCAAAGGCTGAGGCGGATGTACAGAGCTTGGGAGCTGTGCGGAaatggatga
- the mlh3 gene encoding DNA mismatch repair protein Mlh3 isoform X2: MIKCLPKEVQGKLRSGVAIPSLQQCVEELILNSIDAGATCVGVRMDMDAFKVQVIDNGSGISAGDMECVGSRHYTSKCSCVEDLDDLRWYGYRGEALASIVSLATLVEISSRSRSAGKTHVKLFKDGKSLDAFEADTARPSAGTTVLVCNFFHNMPVRRKRVDPVLEGERIRHRVEAVSLMHPSVSFTLKNDCTGAMLVQLPKARDTYHRFVQIHSLGRAQKLGEVSYSHGQFEVVGFIGREGHYNSSLQFLYVNDRLLLRTRIHKLLNVLLRRLSTSNQKHESPEGPSGISSPKHKRRQELHAVYVINIKCSYSEYDICLEPAKSLIEFKDWDGVLLCVEEAVKAFLSRENLIAVISQEDYDYASPKLFVSNNGEQEGDTGDHATSSTSTQDCTVGIKLASELVHRTHMGDSVYKSSVCQESDLTGFNKESDNLEEKRFTQLKTINSEGHVNKECGDKNITEEEEPSVTKAGDVCQSSCMSSWVGQTESEQPLKAAETHLNNTQQVPSELNTPEQIQPCAAAGGHGQTLGGYKKISLSDPYHHESLKCQQRSHIKIHQDGSSFQQKKASQNFEAGFLAPKRKISLGAGPEAKVCLVSSVPSNIPRIPSCQKLSLGNEPGSLDKFRRVFVKPAEMKSSSLGAGLWNSAEPPQMHPDDVNINKACSVPPRPPGRSAFTGLRQNSAQVRCKGSLAAKLCSLKQDRTESDVVPHLSSSASEDDTCLNDGNNSLQDRNNNEAPPDAALGPEPVSGWSTTLDDEEEDPASGDWLHHYDTSVGKTVYVNRLTGLSKYDEPSTEETQLRCISDVTNMAVSVVNNMDRRLQSTNSLSTLYSTWNNPVFVRPPTVAVDVSSGRADGLAVKIHNVLFPYRFSKAMIHTMKVIHQVDKKFLACLINTRDDEPAANAEGNLLVLVDQHAAHERVRLEGLVADSYEDDPEAPGERRLCSSTISPPLVISVTEEELRLLQSRQAHLRSLGLDVKFSHAADPQVLVGKVPLCFMEKERNEVRRGRASVIRPLVEVYLQEQIELLHSAGRVGGTLPLAVLNVLASLACHGAIKFNHSLSRDECFSLVASLSSCQLPFQCAHGRPSIAPLVDILHLDKDQKESQRPNLQRLRRMYRAWELCGNG, translated from the exons TGGAGGACCTGGACGACCTCCGGTGGTACGGCTACAGAGGAGAAGCCCTGGCGAGTATTGTGTCTCTGGCCACGCTCGTTGAAATCTCATCGCGCTCCCGATCAGCAGGGAAAACGCACGTGAAACTCTTCAAAGACGGAAAGAGCTTGGACGCATTTGAAGCAGACACCGCCCGACCGTCTGCGGGGACGACTGTGCTCGTTTGTAACTTCTTCCACAACATGCCGGTCCGGAGGAAGAGGGTGGACCCCGTTCTGGAGGGGGAGCGGATCAGGCACCGAGTGGAAGCGGTTTCCTTGATGCATCCCTCTGTGTCTTTTACCCTGAAGAATGACTGTACAGGAGCCATGCTGGTGCAGCTGCCCAAAGCCAGAGACACGTACCACAGGTTCGTGCAGATTCACAGCCTGGGACGAGCGCAGAAATTAGGAGAGGTCAGCTACTCACACGGACAGTTTGAAGTGGTTGGTTTTATCGGCAGAGAGGGACACTACAACAGCAGCTTACAGTTTCTGTATGTGAACGACCGGCTGCTGCTGAGAACCCGGATCCACAAGCTGCTGAATGTCCTCCTGCGCAGACTGAGCACCTCAAATCAGAAGCACGAGAGTCCAGAAGGGCCGAGTGGCATCAGCAGCCCAAAGCACAAACGCCGCCAAGAGCTCCACGCAGTCTATGTCATCAATATCAAATGCTCCTATTCAGAGTACGACATCTGTCTGGAGCCGGCCAAGAGCTTAATAGAATTCAAAGACTGGGACGGCGTTTTGCTGTGCGttgaggaggcagtgaaagcgTTCCTGAGCCGGGAGAACTTGATCGCTGTGATCTCTCAGGAGGATTATGACTACGCATCCCCAAAATTGTTTGTCTCCAACAAtggagagcaggagggagatACAGGTGACCATGCGACTAGCAGCACTTCTACACAAGACTGCACTGTTGGAATAAAACTGGCCTCTGAGTTGGTTCATCGTACGCACATGGGTGATAGTGTATATAAAAGCAGTGTTTGCCAAGAATCTGATCTGACTGGATTCAACAAAGAGTCTGACAACCTGGAAGAAAAAAGATTTACTCAGCTGAAAACTATAAACAGTGAGGGACACGTAAACAAAGAATGTGGAGATAAGAACATTACTGAAGAAGAGGAGCCATCAGTAACTAAAGCTGGAGACGTCTGTCAGAGTTCATGTATGTCAAGTTGGGTTGGACAGACAGAAAGTGAACAacctttaaaagcagcagagacacatttGAACAATACTCAACAGGTTCCGTCTGAGTTAAACACACCTGAGCAAATACAgccctgtgcagctgcaggaggtcacGGACAGACGTTAGGAGGTTACAAAAAGATCAGCCTATCTGATCCGTATCATCACGAAAGTCTTAAATGTCAGCAAAGGTCTCACATCAAGATTCATCAAGATGGATCAAGCTTTCAGCAGAAAAAAGCATCACAGAACTTTGAGGCGGGATTCTTAGCACCAAAACGTAAAATCTCACTGGGAGCAGGGCCAGAGGCGAAGGTTTGCCTTGTTTCTAGTGTTCCCTCAAATATTCCCAGAATTCCATCTTGTCAGAAGTTGTCTTTAGGTAACGAGCCTGGATCTCTTGACAAGTTTAGAAGAGTGTTCGTTAAACCAGCGGAGATGAAATCCTCCTCGCTGGGAGCTGGTTTATGGAACAGTGCGGAACCTCCCCAGATGCATCCAGATGATGTTAACATTAACAAGGCGTGTTCTGTTCCCCCACGTCCTCCGGGCCGCTCTGCTTTCACTGGGCTACGACAGAACTCAGCTCAGGTCAGATGCAAAGGGTCTTTGGCAGCTAAACTTTGCTCCCTAAAGCAGGACAGGACGGAGTCAGATGTGGTACCACATCTGTCCAGCAGCGCCTCAGAGGACGACACGTGTCTCAATGACGGTAATAACAGCCTTCAAGACAGAAATAACAACGAGGCTCCTCCAGACGCTGCGCTGGGTCCTGAGCCAGTCTCCGGTTGGAGTACGACGCtggacgatgaggaggaggatccaGCATCTGGTGACTGGCTTCATCACTACGACACCTCTGTGGGAAAGACGGTTTACGTCAACAGATTAACCGGACTCAGCAAATATGACGAACCATCTACTGAAGAAACACAATTGCGTTGTATATCTGATGTGACTAACATGGCAGTCAGTGTTGTCAACAACATGG ACCGTCGTCTTCAAAGCACCAACTCACTCTCCACCCTGTACTCGACATGGAATAATCCTGTGTTTGTCCGACCTCCTACG GTTGCTGTGGACGTATCGAGTGGACGAGCTGATGGACTGGCTGTAAAGATCCACAACGTCCTGTTTCCATATCGCTTCTCTAAGGCCATGATTCACACAATGAAG GTGATTCATCAAGTGGATAAAAAGTTCCTCGCTTGCCTCATAAATACAAGAGATGACGAACCGGCAGCAAACGCTGAAG GAAACCTTTTGGTTTTGGTGGATCAACATGCTGCACACGAGAGAGTTCGACTTGAAGGTCTAGTTGCAG ATTCCTATGAAGACGACCCTGAAGCTCCAGGGGAGAGACGCTTGTGCTCCTCAACCATCTCGCCACCGCTTGTGATCAgcgtcacagaggaggagctgcggctgcTTCA GTCTCGTCAGGCCCATTTGAGGAGTTTGGGCCTGGACGTGAAGTTCTCACACGCAGCAGATCCACAGGTTCTTGTAGGGAAAGTGCCGCTGTGCTTCATGGAGAAGGAGCGTAATGAGGTCAGACGAGGCCGAGCCTCTGTCATCAGGCCTCTGGTGGAG GTTTATCTGCAGGAGCAGATTGAA ctgctgcactcCGCCGGTAGAGTGGGAGGAACTTTGCCCCTCGCCGTCCTCAACGTGTTAGCCTCCCTAGCATGCCATG GTGCTATTAAATTCAATCACAGCCTGAGCAGAGATGAATGCTTCAGCCTAGTAGCATCGCTGTCCTCCTGCCAGCTGCCCTTCCAGTGTGCCCACGGCCGTCCTTCCATCGCCCCCCTAGTCGACATCCTCCATTTGGACAAAGACCAGAAG GAATCACAAAGACCCAACCTCCAAAGGCTGAGGCGGATGTACAGAGCTTGGGAGCTGTGCGGAaatggatga